One part of the Methanobrevibacter sp. genome encodes these proteins:
- a CDS encoding LemA family protein, translating into MSILLIILIVIIIIILVGVVAIYNGLVTSRNKVKNAWAQIDVQLNRRADLIPNLVETVKGYAGHESSVFEEVTAARAGLMNANGVKEIGEANNQLSNTLKTLFAVAENYPELKANENFKELQAQLSETEDKIAYSRQFYNDTVLMYNNKCQTFPNNIFAGIFGFKEADFFEAAGEARSVPKVEF; encoded by the coding sequence ATGAGTATTCTATTAATAATTTTAATCGTTATAATAATCATCATTCTTGTAGGCGTTGTAGCCATTTACAACGGCCTTGTAACTTCAAGAAATAAGGTAAAGAATGCATGGGCTCAAATTGATGTCCAATTGAACAGAAGAGCGGATTTGATTCCTAATTTGGTTGAAACCGTAAAGGGATATGCCGGTCATGAAAGCTCTGTATTTGAGGAAGTGACTGCAGCAAGGGCAGGATTGATGAATGCAAACGGCGTAAAGGAAATCGGCGAGGCCAACAATCAATTGTCAAACACATTGAAGACCTTGTTTGCCGTTGCTGAAAACTACCCTGAATTGAAAGCAAATGAAAACTTCAAGGAATTGCAAGCCCAATTGTCTGAAACCGAGGATAAGATTGCCTACTCCAGACAATTCTACAATGACACAGTCTTGATGTACAACAACAAATGCCAAACTTTCCCAAACAATATATTTGCAGGAATCTTTGGATTTAAGGAAGCTGACTTCTTTGAAGCTGCTGGAGAAGCAAGATCCGTTCCTAAAGTTGAATTCTAA